Part of the Leucobacter insecticola genome is shown below.
GACCCTGGTATCCCCCGCGGCGCTTAGCGCGCTCGGCCTGTCGGTCACCACGGCAAGCATCGCCACGGCGTTGTGTGTGCTGCTCGGACTCCCCCTCGCCCTCGTCATCGCGCGTTCATCCCGGCCCCTCGCCACCGTCCTCCGCGCGCTCACCACGCTGCCGCTCGTGCTCCCACCGCTCGTGGGCGGCCTCGCGCTGCTGTCACTGCTCGGCCGCGGCGGGCTTCTCGGCAACGCGCTCGCAGAGGCGGGGATCCGCATCCCCTTCACGACAGCGGCCGTCGTGATTGCGCAAACCTTCGTTGCGCTTCCCTTTCTGGTGATATCGGTTGAAGGAGCGCTCCGCAGCCTCGACACCGGCTTCGAACACGCAGCGGAAAGCCTGGGAGCGCGGCCCTGGACCGTGTTTCGCAGGGTCACCCTGCCCCTTCTGAGGCCCAGCCTGACCGCGGGCACGATCCTGTGCTTCACACGTGCGCTCGGCGAGTTTGGCGCCACGGCACTGTTTGCGGGGAACGCGCCCGGCACCACACGCACCATGCCGCTCGCGATCTACACCGCGTTTAACGGCGCGGGCGTCACCCAAGACACCGCAGTCACGCTCTCACTCCTGCTGGTTCTCGTGGCGCTCGTCGCGCTGATGTTCACGCGGGCACGTCCGAACGGGATCGCCGCATGAGCGGGCGCGAGCGGGCGAATGGTCTCGACTGCGCACTCCGGGTGCGCCGAG
Proteins encoded:
- a CDS encoding ABC transporter permease; protein product: MSHTHTQTPVPTAFWVPAGLAAAVLILPLVALFLRVDWAAVPATLVSPAALSALGLSVTTASIATALCVLLGLPLALVIARSSRPLATVLRALTTLPLVLPPLVGGLALLSLLGRGGLLGNALAEAGIRIPFTTAAVVIAQTFVALPFLVISVEGALRSLDTGFEHAAESLGARPWTVFRRVTLPLLRPSLTAGTILCFTRALGEFGATALFAGNAPGTTRTMPLAIYTAFNGAGVTQDTAVTLSLLLVLVALVALMFTRARPNGIAA